In a single window of the Nicotiana tomentosiformis chromosome 8, ASM39032v3, whole genome shotgun sequence genome:
- the LOC104120143 gene encoding mechanosensitive ion channel protein 6-like, with protein MDKLRKSFKSLSPDNTKNTSSQSEEEHQVLLNQTEKEEKTNFTMTSSSPAMDTSDAMDVIVKINTRETPKGLKDTELSSSSKSQFSKNGGSTNSKTWRDSSYDFTNDDVMKEQWSSNKDFDFVTESPLSRVNEESPNNGGGVLTPRDVKVSFNDHLNETKRRRSNASDGEAGVQDEVLLCSSSTSSFRSKSSLLKTKTKSRLMDPPEQDHKSQKMTMKSGFLGKGSEIDEEDPFWDEDLPEQYKKMKFSTLSVLQLVSLILIIAALVCSLTIRVLREKRVFELELWKWELMVLVLISGRLVSGWFIRIAVYFIERNFLWRKRVLYFVYGLRNAVQNCIWLSFVLIAWQSIFDKKVERVTHGKVLPYVSRVWVCLLVGTFIWLLKTLLVKVLAMSFHVTAFFDRIQESLFNQYVIETLSGPPFVEIENEQEEDEKVMAEVQKLQNAGATLPADLKAAILQKRPIGTARTSPTSAIARSPVFSRVMSKKEKEEEGGITIDHLHRLNQKNISAWNMKRLTNIVRKGVLSTLHDQLQESTDEGESVEITSEKLAKVAARKIFNNVAKPGSKFIYLEDFMRFMREDEALKTIRLFEGGTEAKGVSKRALKTWVVNAFRERRALALSLNDTKTAVKKLHQMLNVLVAVIIVVIWLLILRVANTHFLVLMSSQVLLVVFMFGNSAKTTFEAIIFLFVMHPFDVGDRLEVEGVQMIVEEMNILTTVFLRYDNQKIIYPNSVLSMKPISNYYRSPHMGDAIDFCIHISTPMDKIAAMKEKITRFVDNKSDHWYPAPLIVMRDVEDLNRIKWSVWLSHTMNHQDMGERWSRRALLVEEMIRIFRELDIEYRMLPLDVNVRNLPPLSSSRVPSNWTICA; from the exons ATGGACAAACTTAGAAAATCCTTTAAATCTCTTTCCCCTGATAATACTAAAAACACTTCTTCACAGTCTGAAGAAGAACACCAAGTTCTCTTGAACCAAactgaaaaagaagaaaaaaccaATTTTACTATGACTTCTTCTTCCCCTGCTATGGATACATCCGATGCTATggacgttattgtcaaaattaACACCAGAGAAACCCCAAAAGGTCTTAAAGATACTGAACTTTCCTCTTCTTCAAAATCCCAGTTCAGTAAAAATGGTGGCAGCACTAACAGTAAAACGTGGAGAGATTCCAGTTATGATTTTACAAATGATGATGTTATGAAAGAACAATGGAGTAGTAACAAAGATTTTGACTTTGTAACGGAGTCGCCGTTATCTAGAGTTAATGAAGAGAGTCCCAACAACGGCGGCGGCGTTCTTACACCGAGGGATGTTAAGGTTTCGTTTAACGATCACCTTAACGAAACAAAACGCCGCCGTTCTAATGCTAGTGATGGAGAAGCTGGTGTACAAGATGAAGTTTTATTATGCAGTTCTTCCACCTCTTCATTCAGGTCAAAATCGAGTCTTTTGAAAACGAAGACAAAATCAAGATTAATGGACCCACCTGAACAAGATCATAAGTCTCAGAAGATGACAATGAAATCTGGGTTTTTGGGAAAAGGTAGTGAAATTGATGAAGAGGATCCTTTTTGGGATGAGGATTTACCTGAGCAATATAAGAAGATGAAGTTCAGTACATTGAGTGTTCTTCAGTTGGTAAGTTTGATTTTGATTATTGCTGCTTTAGTTTGTAGTTTAACAATTCGAGTATTAAGGGAAAAGAGAGTCTTTGAGCTTGAATTGTGGAAATGGGAGTTAATGGTTTTGGTGTTGATTTCTGGGAGATTGGTTTCTGGTTGGTTCATTAGGATTGCGGTTTACTTCATTGAGCGTAATTTTTTGTGGCGAAAGCGGgttttatattttgtttatgGATTGAGGAATGCAGTGCAGAATTGTATTTGGTTGAGTTTTGTGTTGATAGCTTGGCAATCTATTTTTGATAAGAAAGTTGAGAGGGTGACCCATGGGAAGGTTTTACCTTACGTGTCTCGCGTTTGGGTGTGTCTTTTGGTTGGTACATTCATTTGGCTGCTGAAAACTCTACTTGTAAAGGTGCTGGCTATGTCATTTCATGTTACTGCATTCTTTGATCGGATTCAAGAATCTTTGTTTAATCAGTATGTGATTGAGACGTTGTCTGGGCCACCGTTTGTTGAAATTGAGAACGAACAAGAGGAGGACGAAAAAGTTATGGCTGAGGTGCAGAAGCTTCAGAATGCTGGAGCTACATTGCCTGCTGATCTAAAAGCAGCCATATTACAGAAGAGACCAATTGGAACAGCACGGACGAGTCCCACGTCTGCTATTGCAAGGAGTCCTGTTTTCTCCAGGGTCATGTCGAAGAAGGAAAAGGAAGAAGAAGGGGGTATCACTATAGATCATCTGCATAGGTTGAATCAGAAGAACATTTCAGCTTGGAATATGAAAAGATTGACAAATATTGTTAGGAAAGGGGTGCTGTCAACTCTGCATGATCAGCTACAGGAATCAACAGATGAGGGTGAATCTGTAGAGATCACAAGTGAAAAACTGGCTAAAGTTGCAGCGAGGAAGATATTTAACAATGTGGCTAAGCCTGGCTCCAA GTTCATTTATCTGGAGGATTTTATGCGTTTTATGAGAGAAGATGAGGCTCTGAAAACAATACGCCTCTTTGAAGGTGGAACTGAAGCCAAAGGTGTCAGTAAACGGGCTTTAAAAACTTGGGTG GTGAATGCATTTAGAGAACGAAGAGCTCTTGCTTTGTCTTTGAATGATACAAAGACTGCTGTGAAGAAACTGCATCAGATGTTGAATGTCCTTGTGGCAGTTATCATAGTGGTCATTTGGCTCCTTATACTGAGAGTTGCCAACACACATTTCTTGGTTTTGATGAGTTCCCAAGTTCTACTGGTGGTATTCATGTTCGGAAACTCAGCCAAGACTACCTTTGAGGCAATCATTTTTTTATTCGTCATGCACCCATTTGATGTAGGTGATCGTCTTGAAGTCGAAGGAGTTCAG ATGATAGTCGAAGAGATGAATATATTGACGACAGTTTTCCTGAGATACGATAACCAGAAGATCATTTATCCAAACAGTGTCTTGTCTATGAAGCCCATAAGTAATTACTATCGCAGTCCACACATGGGAGATGCAATTGACTTCTGCATTCATATTTCCACTCCTATGGACAAGATTGCTGCAATGAAGGAGAAAATCACAAG GTTTGTCGACAACAAGAGCGATCATTGGTATCCAGCTCCATTGATTGTAATGAGGGATGTGGAAGACTTAAACAGGATAAAATGGTCAGTGTGGCTTTCGCATACAATGAATCACCAAGATATGGGAGAGAGATGGTCAAGGAGAGCTCTTTTAGTTGAAGAGATGATAAGGATATTCAGGGAGCTTGATATTGAATACCGTATGCTGCCTCTTGATGTCAATGTTCGTAACTTGCCACCATTATCGTCGAGCAGAGTTCCCTCTAACTGGACAATTTGTGCTTAG
- the LOC108948199 gene encoding uncharacterized mitochondrial protein AtMg00810-like: MVTMRSVIAVVAHSGWPLYQMDVHNVFLQGDLNEDVYMTIPSDFSKDFARQGEYQLVGPSDGMSHDATLQDAREYQRLVGRLLYLTMTRLDISFVVQTLSQFMHTLKQSHMDVAISVVRYINSAHGQGLLLPAEENRELRAYCDADWGACLQTRRSVIGYLVFYGDALISWK, encoded by the exons ATGGTCACTATGAGATCTGTCATAGCAGTTGTTGCACACTCAGGCTGGCCTCTTTATCAAATGGATGTTCACAATGTATTTTTGCAAGGTGATTTGAATGAAGATGTGTATATGACTATTCCTTCTGATTTCTCTAAGGATTTTGCAAGGCAGGGGGAGTATCAG TTGGTTGGTCCATCAGATGGCATGTCACATGATGCAACACTACAGGATGCAAGAGAGTATCAGAGGCTTGTAGGCAGGTTGTTGTATCTCACAATGACTAGGCTAGACATCTCATTTGTTGTGCAGACATTAAGTCAATTCATGCATACTCTAAAACAATCTCATATGGATGTAGCTATCAGTGTGGTGAGATATATTAACAGTGCACATGGACAAGGCTTATTGCTGCCAGCAGAAGAAAATAGGGAGTTGAGAGCATACTGTGATGCAGATTGGGGGGCATGTCTTCAAACTAGAAGATCAGTAATAGGATACCTGGTGTTCTATGGAGATGCTCTAATCTCAtggaaataa
- the LOC104114306 gene encoding uncharacterized protein, giving the protein MVMIPTPTINVAYGIVVQDESQRAKATGVTNLEIGTNVVGYNTGHKLKGHTRDNYYKLVGYPTDYKPKRKSFARNTAAAHNVQLDVTQGSEEQKEHKDISPGNGNDIYSGKVKGIGRLEHDLYVLNLVIQGNLTGDLGLHDISSSLVVNRINGILWHGRLGHVHVDTMKRFHMFNNARIIDVLIIGMYALRQNKADCLFLIVAIKVMFLKNLFMQIYGGPLRTDNGGEFINSQLKELLSSACITHQSRCPYTPQQNGVIERRHTYILDTARALKFQANLPLRFWGECVVTAMYPINRIPSRALGANLKKQENFSLNAMHAVLLGYSPHSLSVPFDSEDLYIPTISSYETPAKTDTSTAASPISSPASSSQSPVPSSPPMVHTEAAVLSTVRHSTGVSRPSIWMSDYVCLEAYSAEVEPRNFIEAAQDPQWVAAMQQEIQALEDNQTLSLV; this is encoded by the exons ACTATCAATGTAGCTTATGGAATAGTTGTACAGGATGAAAGCCAACGAGCTAAAGCCACTGGTGTAACCAATTTGGAGATAGGAACTAATGTTGTGGGTTATAACACAGGACAT AAACTAAAAGGTCACACTAGGGATAACTATTACAAGTTGGTAGGGTATCCTACCGATTACAAACCAAAGAGGAAATCTTTTGCTAGAAACACTGCTGCAGCTCACAATGTGCAACTTGATGTCACTCAAGGATCAGAAGAGCAGAAGGAGCACAAAGATATTTCTCCAGGGAATGGCAAC GACATCTATAGTGGGAAGGTGAAGGGGATTGGTAGATTGGAGCATGATCTATATGTGTTGAATCTGGTTATTCAAGGCAACCTCACAGGAGATTTAGGACTTCATGATATTTCTTCTTCATTAGTAGTCAATAGAATAAATGGCATTCTATGGCATGGAAGATTAGGCCATGTGCATGTTGATACAATGAAGAGATTTCATATGTTTAATAATGCAAGGATCATTGACGTACTGATCATTGGGATGTATGCCCTCAGGCAAAACAAAGCAGACTGCCTTTTCCTAATAGTAgcaataaaagtgatgtttttgAAGAACTTATTCATGCAGATATATGGTGGCCCTTTAAG GACTGATAATGGTGGAGAATTCATAAATAGCCAATTAAAAGAGTTGTTAAGCTCTGCATGTATCACTCATCAGAGCAGATGTCCCTACACCCCACAACAGAATGGGGTTATAGAGAGGAGACACACATACATCCTAGATACTGCTAGAGCCTTAAAGTTTCAAGCCAATTTGCCCTTAAGGTTCTGGGGAGAGTGTGTAGTGACAGCAATGTATCCCATTAATAGAATTCCATCTAGAGCCTTAGGAG CAAACCTCAAAAAGCAGGAAAACTTTTCTCTAAATGCAATGCATGCTGTACTTTTAGGCTATTCACCG CATTCTCTTAGTGTACCTTTTGACTCAGAAGATCTGTATATTCCTACCATTTCCTCTTATGAGACCCCTGCTAAAACTGATACCTCTACTGCTGCTTCTCCCATTAGTTCACCTGCTAGTTCTTCACAGTCTCCAGTTCCCAGCTCTCCACCAATGGTGCATACTGAAGCTGCAGTTCTATCCACTGTTAGACACTCTACTGGAGTGTCTAGGCCTTCTATATGGATGAGTGATTATGTG TGCCTTGAAGCCTACTCTGCTGAAGTAGAACCAAGAAACTTCATTGAAGCTGCTCAAGATCCCCAATGGGTTGCAGCTATGCAACAAGAGATTCAGGCTCTAGAGGATAATCAGACATTGAGTCTAGTCTAA